The DNA region CAAACACGTTCACAAAGACGATAGGCACCGACGTGGTCGCCTTCTTGGCTGCCGCAGCGGACGGCGAAGACGAAGCCACGATGACATCAACCTTTGACCGCACCAGCTCTTCCGCAAGCCGCGGGAGCTGATCCAAGCTGCCGTCGGTGAGCCGGAATTCGACGACTACATTTTGGCCGTCGAGGTATCCCCGCTCCCGTAGGCCTTGCTGAAACGCCTCGACCCAGGGCGTGGGCGCTTGGCCCGCGCGTAGGAACCCGATCCGGTAGACCTTCCTCGCCTGAGGCTCTTGGGCGGGGGCTGCGGGGCCGGACAGGGCAACAAAGCTTGCGGAAGCGAATACGAACAAGAGCACGAGGATGAGCGCGTCGAGTCGCATCGACATCACCGGTCGTTGGACTCGACACAGCGAGAGTAGTCAGTCAACTGCATGATCGCTCCCCTGGTGCGGCGAACGCTCAGTATCCTGAACTGCGATATCCGGCTGCGTAGTTCTGTATAGCACGACGAACGAGCCCGGCGGAGCTCCGTCGGCACCCACGTTTGCGCGACCTTGCAGGGCACCCCTTCGTTCCCTTGCCGTGATATACCGCGAGGCGCCGCAAGCTATCACCGGGACCGCCGCAGCCAGTCCGATGTTCCGGCCGCCGGGACAGGAGCATCCGGTCGGCCGGGCTCCGGACCGCGGCCGCGCCCTTGTTTGAGATACTGTGACAGCCCTGTCAATTCATATGTCCTTGGCACTCGGAGGGGGCCCCGCTTCCCTTCCGAAACCTTCCCCGGGATTCAGTTGCGCCGGCGAGCCGGTGTTCGAACAGCGTTGCGTCGGCTCTCCGGGCGACGTTAGATTACACCGGCTCGGGTGCGAGAAGCGGGAAAGCCAAGGACCCGCGTGTCGAGACGCGAGCCTGCTACCATGGGCAGCCGAAGCCAGTCTTCAACAGGAGGCGACCTGATGTCGATTCCATCCACCATGAAGGCGGTCATTCTCCACGGCGCTGACGAGATGCGGGTGCAGGCCTGGCCGGTGCCGGAGCTTGGGCCGGGCGAGGCGCTCCTGAAGGTCGAGGTCGCGTCGATCTGCGGTACCGACGTGAAGGTGCTCCACCGCAAGCTCCAGGGCCAGCCCGAAGGCCCGTTCATCATGGGCCACGAGTACGCGGGCACGGTGGCCGCCCTGGGGCCGGGCGTGGACGAATTCCGCGTGGGCGATCGCGTGGCCGTCGAGGTGCACAAGGGCTGCGAGCGCTGCGAGAACTGCATCAAGGGCTGGTACACCTCCTGCCTGAACTACGGCAATCTCGCCAAGGGCCATCGCGCCAAGGGGCTCACGTGCGATGGCGGCTTCGCCGAGTACGCCGTCAACCACATCAATACCCTCTACCATCTCCCGGACTCGCTCACCTTCGAACAGGCCTGCATGGTCACCACGGCCGCCTCGCCGCTCTGGGCCATCGATCTCATGGGCGGTTACATGGCGGGGGAGACCGTGCTCGTCCTCGGGCCGGGGCCCATCGGGCTCATGGCCGTCCAGCTCTGCAAGGCCATGGGAGCGGAGCGGGTGATCCTGAGCGGCACGCGTGACGAGCGCCTCGAGATCGGCCGGAAGCTCGGGGCCGACCACATCATCAACGTGCGCCGCGAGAATCTGGGCGCGCGGGTGAGCGAGTACACGAACGGCAAGGGCGCCGACGCGGTCCTCGAGTGCGCAGGCGGTTCCTCGTCCATGCAGGACGCGCTCGAGAACGTGAAGCGGGGCGGGCGCATCGGCGTGGTCGCCTGGTACGCGGGCCCCGTCGAGATGGACATGAACCTCGCCGTGCGCAGCAATGTCCGCATCTATGCGGCGCGCGGCGAGGGCGGGATGAACTGCGGCCGATCGCTGGCCCTCATGAGCGCGGGCAAGCTCGTGGCCGACCCCATCATCAGCCACCACTTCGCGCTGGACCAGATTCACGAAGCGTTCGATACCTACGTGAACCGGCTCGGCAATGCTCTCAAGGTCGCCATCCATGTCTAGCTTCTTCATATCTCTCCCCTCTGGGAGCGGGAGCCGCGCGGAGAGGACTCCTCATCCCTCTCCCCCGATGGGGGAGAGGGATCGAGGCGAGCTTGATCGCCTTCGCGGTGTTGGTGACGGCGAGCGTCCCGCCGGCGGCGGCCCAGGAGGCGCCGCGCCCGGGCGGGGAGCTGGTCTTCGTGGTCCCTGCGGAACCACCGTCGTACGATGCGCACCGCGAGGAGACCTTCGCCATCGTCCACCCCGCGGCGCCCCACTACAATACGTTGCTCCGGGTCGACCCCTTCGACCGCGGCGGCACGCGCATCGTGGGCGATCTGGCGGAGTCGTGGGCGATATCCAGGGACGGGCGGACGTACACCTTCACGCTGCGCCGCGGCGTGCGCTTCCACGATGGCAGCGAGCTGACGGCGCGGGACGTCAAGGCGACCTATGACAAGATCATTTTCCCGCCGCCCGGCGTCGCTTCCAATCGCAAGGGCGAATACATCGTGGTGGAGGCGGTGGAGGCGCCGGACTCCCTGACCATCGTCTTCCGACTCAAGTGGCCCTCGCCCTCGTTCCTCCCCTCGCTGGCCTCGCCCTTCAACTGGATCTACAAGGCCGAAATCCTGGCCCGCGACATGCGCTGGCACGAGCGGAACATCATGGGCACGGGCCCCTTCACCTTCGTCGAGTACGTCAAGGGCTCGCACTGGATCGGCAAGAAGAACGCGAGCTACTGGGACAAGGGCAAGCCGTACCTCGACGGCTACCGCGCGCTCTTCGTGCCGGACGCGGCCATGCAGGTGGGGGCGATCCGCGGCCAGCGGGCGATGATCCAGTTCCGCGGCTTCTCGCCGCCCGAGCGGGACACCCTGGTGGCCGCACTCGGATCGAAGATCACCGTGCAG from Candidatus Methylomirabilota bacterium includes:
- a CDS encoding zinc-binding dehydrogenase, which codes for MSIPSTMKAVILHGADEMRVQAWPVPELGPGEALLKVEVASICGTDVKVLHRKLQGQPEGPFIMGHEYAGTVAALGPGVDEFRVGDRVAVEVHKGCERCENCIKGWYTSCLNYGNLAKGHRAKGLTCDGGFAEYAVNHINTLYHLPDSLTFEQACMVTTAASPLWAIDLMGGYMAGETVLVLGPGPIGLMAVQLCKAMGAERVILSGTRDERLEIGRKLGADHIINVRRENLGARVSEYTNGKGADAVLECAGGSSSMQDALENVKRGGRIGVVAWYAGPVEMDMNLAVRSNVRIYAARGEGGMNCGRSLALMSAGKLVADPIISHHFALDQIHEAFDTYVNRLGNALKVAIHV
- a CDS encoding ABC transporter substrate-binding protein, producing MIAFAVLVTASVPPAAAQEAPRPGGELVFVVPAEPPSYDAHREETFAIVHPAAPHYNTLLRVDPFDRGGTRIVGDLAESWAISRDGRTYTFTLRRGVRFHDGSELTARDVKATYDKIIFPPPGVASNRKGEYIVVEAVEAPDSLTIVFRLKWPSPSFLPSLASPFNWIYKAEILARDMRWHERNIMGTGPFTFVEYVKGSHWIGKKNASYWDKGKPYLDGYRALFVPDAAMQVGAIRGQRAMIQFRGFSPPERDTLVAALGSKITVQESPWECVNPLALNHERKPFDDKRVRRALTLALDRWQGAQALSKITILKEVAGVQGPGTPFATSPVELERLAGYGRDIVKARAEARRLLREAGVPEGFGFTFKNRGIPNPYVALGVWLADQWRQIGVNAKIETLELGMLYADIRSGNFEVAADFHCSYIVEPDLALFKFQSLDRSPVNYSRYTDRVLDELYEKQSRVTDREERRRLIREFEKRLLDEEAHYIYTLQWHRIVPHNARVRGWTITPSHFLNNQLDTVWLGD